A part of Salvia splendens isolate huo1 unplaced genomic scaffold, SspV2 ctg820, whole genome shotgun sequence genomic DNA contains:
- the LOC121791471 gene encoding triosephosphate isomerase, cytosolic-like: protein MGRKFFVGGNWKCNGNSEEVKKIVASLNAAQVPSQDVVEVVVSPPYVFLPLVKGSLRPDFHVAAQNCWVSKGGAYTGEVSAEMLVDLNVPWVILGHSERRALLNESSEFVGDKVAYALSKGLKVIACIGETLEQREAGTTVDVVAAQTKAIAAKISDWTNVVLAYEPVWAIGTGKVASPAQAQEVHVELRKWLKANVNADVAASTRIIYGGSVNGGNCKDLASQPDIDGFLVGGASLKPEFIDIIKSAETKKNA, encoded by the exons ATGGGCAGAAAGTTCTTCGTCGGCGGCAACTGGAAATGC aATGGTAATTCTGAGGAAGTAAAGAAGATCGTCGCATCACTCAATGCTGCTCAAGTGCCATCCCAGGATGTTGTTG AGGTGGTTGTCAGTCCTCCATACGTGTTTCTTCCCTTGGTAAAAGGTTCTCTGCGACCTGATTTCCACGTTGCAGCTCAGAACTGTTGGGTTAGTAAAGGAGGTGCTTACACCGGCGAAGTTAG TGCTGAGATGCTTGTAGACCTGAACGTACCTTGGGTTATTCTTGGTCACTCTGAGAGGAGAGCATTGTTGAATGAATCAAGTGAG TTTGTTGGAGATAAAGTTGCATATGCACTTTCGAAAGGTTTGAAGGTGATTGCATGTATCGGTGAGACACTTGAACAGAGGGAAGCAGGAACGACTGTGGATGTTGTGGCTGCACAGACCAAGGCCATTGCAG CAAAGATTTCGGATTGGACAAACGTTGTCTTGGCTTATGAACCTGTATGGGCTATTGGAACCGGAAAGGTTGCCTCTCCTGCCCAGGCTCAAGAA GTACATGTTGAGTTGAGGAAATGGCTTAAAGCCAATGTGAACGCTGATGTTGCTGCTTCAACCAGGATCATCTATGGAG GATCTGTGAATGGTGGAAACTGCAAGGATTTGGCTTCACAGCCTGATATTGATGGTTTCCTTGTTGGTGGTGCTTCTCTTAAG CCCGAATTCATTGACATCATCAAGTCAGCTGAAACAAAGAAGAACGCATAA